In a genomic window of Gadus chalcogrammus isolate NIFS_2021 chromosome 17, NIFS_Gcha_1.0, whole genome shotgun sequence:
- the LOC130369651 gene encoding putative ATP-dependent DNA helicase Q1 isoform X1, translating to MKSWTCSTSENQVWISTNSPRLSYKPRKSTPVLALTASADIKSRSRVIRLLHMDNAVQIIASPNKTNIRLGLCKVPTHHMNCLDWIVQHAKDEGSAMLPILIYCQSLKSVGRVFAYLKAELQGHAWVGCDPDCRSENLLIGMFHSKTLPQNKQRVLASLRGEGNCRIVVSTTALGMGLHFANVSHVVMYGAPGDLEAILQQAGRAGRHGQPSHAILYNTGQYFKVDEEVKKLLAVGKTTCFRKSLHAHFEAEPSHVEPGHLCCTYCQTVCACSSGTCTEPMPNYEQIEAEPTHQRSRHVDANDKSLIADLLNDYRDSLINSSNPLYTSHAACTGFSQQLVDAVLTHCQYIFDLAYISANLPVFRLDHAKEILIIISDVFGDIDGDLQYDSERYLTDPDLYFSNYFDNVDDDVEDTLTSHVSSSESEQ from the exons atgaagagctggacttgctcaacgtctgaaaatcaagtctggatcagtaccaactctcctcggctcagctacaaacctcgaaaaa GTACACCTGTTTTGGCACTGACTGCCTCCGCTGACATCAAGTCAAGAAGCAGAGTCATCAGACTACTCCATATGGACAATGCTGTTCAAATCATCGCTAGTCCCAACAAGACAAACATCCGTCTTGGCTTGTGCAAGGTGCCCACTCATCACATGAACTGCCTAGACTGGATAGTGCAACATGCCAAAGACGAGGGCTCAGCAATGCTACCGATATTAATTTACTGCCAAAGCCTTAAATCAGTGGGGAGAGTTTTCGCATATTTAAAGGCGGAACTGCAAGGACATGCCTGGGTGGGCTGTGATCCGGACTGTAGAAGTGAGAACCTACTGATTGGCATGTTCCACAGCAAAACCCTCCCCCAAAACAAGCAGAGAGTGTTGGCTTCTCTGAGGGGGGAAGGGAATTGCCGGATAGTTGTTTCAACAACAGCTTTGGGGATGGGGTTGCATTTTGCTAATGTTTCACACGTGGTAATGTACGGGGCTCCAGGTGACCTAGAGGCCATTTTACAACAGGCGGGCAGGGCTGGAAGGCATGGTCAGCCATCACATGCCATCCTCTACAACACCGGGCAGTACTTCAAGGTGGATGAAGAGGTAAAGAAACTGCTTGCTGTTGGAAAAACCACATGTTTCAGGAAATCTCTCCATGCACATTTTGAAGCAGAACCCAGCCATGTAGAGCCAGGCCATCTCTGTTGTACATACTGTCAGACTGTTTGCGCTTGTTCATCTGGCACATGTACAGAACCCATGCCCAATTATGAACAGATTGAAGCTGAACCAACTCATCAGAGATCTAGGCATGTGGATGCAAATGACAAGTCTTTAATTGCAGATTTGCTGAATGACTACAGAGATAGTTTGATCAATTCATCCAATCCACTGTACACCTCACATGCAGCCTGCACTGGATTCAGTCAGCAACTGGTGGATGCAGTATTGACCCACtgtcaatacatatttgacctGGCATACATTAGTGCTAACCTTCCTGTGTTTAGATTGGACCATGCAAAGGAGATTTTAATTATCATCAGTGATGTTTTTGGGGATATTGATGGGGATCTGCAATATGATTCAGAGAGGTATTTAACTGACCCAGATCTCTATTTCAGTAACTACTTCgacaatgttgatgatgatgttgaagatACACTCACGAGCCATGTCAGTAGCTCTGAGTCTGAACAGTGA
- the LOC130369651 gene encoding putative ATP-dependent DNA helicase Q1 isoform X2 produces MDNAVQIIASPNKTNIRLGLCKVPTHHMNCLDWIVQHAKDEGSAMLPILIYCQSLKSVGRVFAYLKAELQGHAWVGCDPDCRSENLLIGMFHSKTLPQNKQRVLASLRGEGNCRIVVSTTALGMGLHFANVSHVVMYGAPGDLEAILQQAGRAGRHGQPSHAILYNTGQYFKVDEEVKKLLAVGKTTCFRKSLHAHFEAEPSHVEPGHLCCTYCQTVCACSSGTCTEPMPNYEQIEAEPTHQRSRHVDANDKSLIADLLNDYRDSLINSSNPLYTSHAACTGFSQQLVDAVLTHCQYIFDLAYISANLPVFRLDHAKEILIIISDVFGDIDGDLQYDSERYLTDPDLYFSNYFDNVDDDVEDTLTSHVSSSESEQ; encoded by the coding sequence ATGGACAATGCTGTTCAAATCATCGCTAGTCCCAACAAGACAAACATCCGTCTTGGCTTGTGCAAGGTGCCCACTCATCACATGAACTGCCTAGACTGGATAGTGCAACATGCCAAAGACGAGGGCTCAGCAATGCTACCGATATTAATTTACTGCCAAAGCCTTAAATCAGTGGGGAGAGTTTTCGCATATTTAAAGGCGGAACTGCAAGGACATGCCTGGGTGGGCTGTGATCCGGACTGTAGAAGTGAGAACCTACTGATTGGCATGTTCCACAGCAAAACCCTCCCCCAAAACAAGCAGAGAGTGTTGGCTTCTCTGAGGGGGGAAGGGAATTGCCGGATAGTTGTTTCAACAACAGCTTTGGGGATGGGGTTGCATTTTGCTAATGTTTCACACGTGGTAATGTACGGGGCTCCAGGTGACCTAGAGGCCATTTTACAACAGGCGGGCAGGGCTGGAAGGCATGGTCAGCCATCACATGCCATCCTCTACAACACCGGGCAGTACTTCAAGGTGGATGAAGAGGTAAAGAAACTGCTTGCTGTTGGAAAAACCACATGTTTCAGGAAATCTCTCCATGCACATTTTGAAGCAGAACCCAGCCATGTAGAGCCAGGCCATCTCTGTTGTACATACTGTCAGACTGTTTGCGCTTGTTCATCTGGCACATGTACAGAACCCATGCCCAATTATGAACAGATTGAAGCTGAACCAACTCATCAGAGATCTAGGCATGTGGATGCAAATGACAAGTCTTTAATTGCAGATTTGCTGAATGACTACAGAGATAGTTTGATCAATTCATCCAATCCACTGTACACCTCACATGCAGCCTGCACTGGATTCAGTCAGCAACTGGTGGATGCAGTATTGACCCACtgtcaatacatatttgacctGGCATACATTAGTGCTAACCTTCCTGTGTTTAGATTGGACCATGCAAAGGAGATTTTAATTATCATCAGTGATGTTTTTGGGGATATTGATGGGGATCTGCAATATGATTCAGAGAGGTATTTAACTGACCCAGATCTCTATTTCAGTAACTACTTCgacaatgttgatgatgatgttgaagatACACTCACGAGCCATGTCAGTAGCTCTGAGTCTGAACAGTGA